A portion of the Podospora pseudoanserina strain CBS 124.78 chromosome 2, whole genome shotgun sequence genome contains these proteins:
- a CDS encoding hypothetical protein (COG:S; EggNog:ENOG503P5ZP), with protein sequence MFPDNPSLIQTGPSSPSSSLWSNPPTPLVLIHDGGGTIFSYYCLNELDRPLHGISNPHYDSGEPFPGGIPEMASLYIEYIKSVVPRGNLIIGGWSLGGLLSLEVASQLAKEEGDDSRLNLLGIVMIDSVCPLAWRRGGSEGFLKIIRNGAAWGPHTKEETKRKVTRCFSESSRMVGEWELPSWEGRKPPPVILLRAKDKVPVPGEVEGTVSRVDVCREDKHLGWDGYRKGLITKVVDIPGHHFNIFSEMDNVDVVTEEIGRACGELEGWHVRRFVSWGEEKR encoded by the coding sequence atgtTCCCCGACAACCCCTCCCTTATCCAAaccggcccctcctccccgtcgtcCTCCCTCTggtccaacccccccacccccctggTGCTAATCCACGACGGAGGCGGCACGATATTCTCCTACTACTGCCTCAACGAGCTCGACCGCCCCCTCCACGgcatctccaacccccatTACGATTCCGGCGAGCCGTTCCCCGGCGGGATTCCCGAGATGGCCAGCCTCTACATCGAATACATCAAGTCTGTCGTCCCGAGGGGGAACCTGATCATTGGTGGTTGGTCACTGGGAGGGCTCTTGTCGCTGGAGGTGGCGTCTCAGttggcaaaggaggagggggatgatagCCGGTTGAATCTGCTGGGGATAGTCATGATTGACTCTGTCTGTCCTTtggcttggaggagaggggggagtgagGGGTTTTTGAAGATCATCCGGAATGGGGCGGCCTGGGGGCCTCATacgaaggaggagacgaagaggaaggtgacGAGGTGTTTTTCTGAgagctcgaggatggtgggggagtgggagttgCCTTcttgggagggaaggaaaCCACCTCCGGTTATACTTCTCAGGGCAAAGGACAAGGTGCCTGTtcctggggaggtggaggggacggtCAGCAGGGTTGATGTTTGTCGGGAGGATAAGCACttgggttgggatgggtATAGAAAGGGCTTGATCAccaaggtggtggatatACCGGGTCATCACTTTAACATCTTTAGTGAGATGGATAATGTGGATGtggtgacggaggagattggGAGGGCGtgtggggagttggaggggtggcACGTGAGGAGGTTTGTtagttggggggaggagaagaggtga
- a CDS encoding hypothetical protein (EggNog:ENOG503P6XE) gives MELGKSRHAPWNRGKATPPTVHSSNYRSTSLTVNPAPTSSTTTTTIYLSDNNIITNPIYPTPQSRSHPPPSSHTPNPHKSTALRAALELSRYRKILRRLQWKSQFLDSGYQLATHRLSQDPQQVAERELMFKLDFFEYYMLIERAVVHLLAVFGVDIDRHTISESSRDVSPVKQSQGQRLGLSGSRWGRDGNNRSNHRYHANVLEALDKPHNPLHGILGQGEVRKQLGRAKDLRNRWKTAGEEIDDGGFLGQQQPREWQMTKKIAAPLETYDLSNMLRAISSGFGEAGRLAEEYVMSFESVVMSGGEGSGDMVMADENGEPMLDWGAAIRNEETQWDFMVDAMDWEAV, from the coding sequence ATGGAGCTAGGCAAATCCCGCCATGCACCTTGGAATAGAGGGAAAGCCACGCCGCCAACAGTACACTCCAGCAACTACCGGTCAACCTCGCTAACCGTCAATCCTGCGCCCACTTCATCcacaactaccaccaccatctaccTCTctgacaacaacatcatcaccaaccccatatATCCCACCCCTCAGAGCcgctcccacccaccaccatcctcacatacccccaacccccacaaATCCACCGCCCTCAGAGCGGCCCTAGAACTCTCCCGTTACCGCAAGATCCTCCGTCGCCTTCAATGGAAGTCACAATTCCTCGACAGCGGCTACCAACTCGCCACCCACCGCCTCAGCCAGGACCCCCAGCAAGTAGCTGAACGAGAGCTCATGTTCAAACTGGACTTTTTCGAGTACTACATGCTCATAGAGCGAGCGGTAGTTCATCTCCTCGCCGTCTTTGGCGTAGACATTGACCGGCACACCATCTCCGAATCCAGCCGTGACGTTTCACCGGTGAAACAGAGTCAAGGCCAGAGACTCGGTCTTTCAGGTAGTCGCTGGGGCCGAGATGGTAACAACAGATCCAACCACCGATATCACGCCAACGTCCTCGAAGCCCTGGATAaaccccacaaccccctccatgGGATCCTTGGACAGGGAGAGGTGAGGAAGCAACTTGGGAGGGCGAAGGATCTTCGGAATAGGTGGAAGACAGccggggaggagattgacgaCGGGGGCTTCCTAGGTCAGCAACAGCCGAGGGAATGGcagatgacgaagaagataGCGGCGCCGTTGGAGACGTATGATTTGTCTAATATGTTGAGGGCGATCTCGagtgggtttggggaggcggGGCGGTTGGCGGAGGAGTATGTCATGAGCTTTGagtcggtggtgatgagcggtggggagggaagcgGTGATATGGTCATGGCTGATGAGAATGGGGAGCCGATGCTGGATTGGGGGGCGGCGATTAGGAATGAGGAGACACAGTGGGATTTTATGGTGGATGCAATGGATTGGGAGGCGGTTTGA
- the RBT7 gene encoding Ribonuclease T2 precursor (RNase T2) (EggNog:ENOG503NV66; COG:A), translating to MAPSLRDIVSQATSFISQLPLLGGGSDSFQPPSDVSFYDPLTSGPSCPIDGPVSCHNSTPIAEPNSCCFVYPGGKILLTQFWDQQVHAGGAEEDWTLHGLWPDLCDGTYDQFCNMTPQYHNITAVLEQHGQHELVQFMDRYWLASSGPNSRLWEHEFNKHGTCINTLAPACYGDSHKPGLEVVDYFQRAAALFRTLDTYHALQTAGIVPHPRKHYPLADVQAALEKYSGGKVVLRCGGRRDVLHEAWYVYFIRGSLQTGDFIPAQDRGGKEEDAGNCAPWIKYLPKRHPRGADL from the exons ATGGCGCCCTCTCTGCGCGACATCGTCTCACAAGCCACGAGCTTCAtctcccaactcccactcctcggcggcggcagtgaTAGCTTCCAACCACCGAGCGATGTCTCCTTCTACGATCCCCTTACCAGCGGCCCATCATGTCCCATCGATGGCCCGGTGAGCTGCCACAACAGCACACCGATTGCAGAGCCCAACTCGTGTTGCTTTGTCTACCCCGGCGGCAAGATCCTCCTCACGCAGTTTTGGGATCAGCAAGTCCATGCTGGGGGCGCTGAGGAGGACTGGACTCTTCACGGGCTATG GCCCGACCTCTGCGATGGCACCTACGACCAGTTCTGCAACATGACTCCGCAGTACCACAACATCACTGCCGTTCTAGAGCAGCATGGTCAGCATGAACTCGTTCAGTTCATGGATCGGTATTGGCTGGCATCTTC GGGACCAAACTCCAGACTGTGGGAGCACGAGTTCAACAAGCACGGCACATGCATCAACACTCTTGCCCCTGCGTGCTATGGCGACTCGCATAAACCGGggctggaggtggttgatTACTTTCAGCGCGCTGCCGCCCTCTTTCGGACGCTGGATACCTACCACGCTCTTCAAACCGCCGGGATCGTCCCCCACCCGAGGAAGCACTACCCTCTTGCTGATGTCCAGGCCGCTCTGGAGAAGTACAGTGGCGGGAAAGTGGTGCTCCGCTGCGGTGGACGTCGCGATGTGCTCCACGAGGCCTGGTATGTCTACTTTATCAGAGGCAGCTTGCAGACCGGAGACTTCATTCCGGCTCAGGACCGCGGTggcaaggaggaagacgCTGGCAACTGTGCCCCCTGGATCAAGTACCTGCCCAAGAGGCACCCAAGAGGAGCGGACTTGTAA
- a CDS encoding hypothetical protein (EggNog:ENOG503P3ZT; COG:S) → MHFSKIFSIFTFAAAASATTVSYDIGYDDPNRSLESVACSDGVNGLIWKYGWKKQGDVRNFPFIGGAQAVAGWNSPNCGTCWSATWNGNTIYVLAIDHTGSGLNLGLRGMDALTNGHGQELGRVDAVVAQVPISRCGL, encoded by the exons ATGCACTTCTCCAAGATCTTCAGCATCTTCACTTTTGCCGCCGCGGCGTCGGCAACCACAG TCTCTTACGACATCGGCTATGACGACCCTAACCGCAGCCTCGAGTCGGTCGCCTGCTCGGATGGCGTGAACGGTCTTATCTGGAAGTACGGCTGGAAGAAGCAGGGCGACGTTAGGAATTTCCCCTTTATTGGAGGCGCTCAGGCGGTGGCGGGCTGGAACTCTCCCAACTGCGGCACTTGCTGGTCGGCGACGTGGAACGGCAACACTATATATGTGCTGGCTATTGACCACACTGGCTCGGGCCTTAACTTGGGATTGCGCGGGATGGATGCTCTGACTAACGGCCATGGGCAGGAGCTGGGCCgtgttgatgctgttgttgctcaGGTGCCTATCAGTCGGTGCGGTCTCTAG
- a CDS encoding hypothetical protein (EggNog:ENOG503NX38; COG:T), translating to MASRPPHPDPINLPQSAPSVLVSSDRRDDTNPHHGRPYEPAASIAAARGREQHDFFAPTTSAQPKPAPDWASPYTETAAGVTPTSGSVPRFSLSPVQFHAHTTAPSPPPPLPARSAARSPSSSTQDPFAPPSHSFSSQRPAHLGSNALRLQTELRPGSPPHSNSHHGFTAPARNPKPSPKLSLRHIPSASSLRSITRTPSFKAGSLSGAFGSASAASSTVASPVIAAMGDVTPLPSPLLSTHSPGPWKRHASEASALRSPVDDGLPEAIPEDPKTATTPTNAKFRGYAALSSQHAAGILAENAVAERPGYLAKPKSHTRNRSISDYKPDPMLIPKRMSTVSGSRVKADHASLSEPHMRRERNLSEARGLTPIEKPPTPPPSESSLSATESCSSSKSSTASLTSTRKHPPPEYFEAFGRHDSKRRRWRAIGQLGQGTFSRVMLATSQTSPASDDEDISPSTVPVTPDLSAQHERRSLVAVKICEHGALGGASEERIEMSLKRELEVMKCIRHPSLVNLKAWSIESSRAILVLSFYPGGDLFDVASKHRDLLSPPLLSRMFAELIGAVSYLHGKKIVHRDIKLENVLVNLTPEELCVKDVNWAAYPYPVITLSDLGLSRQVEDDEVLTTRCGSDDYAAPEVIMGQPYDGRATDAWSLGVLLYALLEGRLPFDPHPGAGDYAMQLRMRSRTSHRIARIEWRWIEYGVKDGEDGEGDHEADLAKFDAKGLTGAMEVVEGLLKRAKSRWSVAKVAETKWVSDAIQVPDGIKFREEEEGEEV from the exons ATGGCTTCGCGGCCACCCCATCCAGATCCCATAAACCTCCCCCAATCTGCTCCGTCGGTGCTCGTATCCTCCGACAGACGTGACGACACCAATCCCCATCATGGCCGCCCCTACGAGCCTGCGGCTTCCATAGCTGCCGCCAGAGGCCGAGAGCAACACGATTTCTTCGCCCCTACTACCTCTGCGCAACCCAAACCCGCGCCTGATTGGGCCTCCCCTTACAcagagacagcagcaggtgTAACGCCGACCTCTGGTTCAGTCCCTCGGTTCTCTCTGAGTCCTGTGCAATTCCACGCCCACACTACAGCCCCgtcgcctccccctccgctgCCGGCCCGGTCCGCTGCTCGTTCTCCGTCCTCCTCGACTCAGGACCCGTTCGCCCCCCCGAGTCACAGCTTTTCCTCCCAACGACCGGCCCACCTCGGCAGCAACGCCCTGCGGCTGCAAACCGAACTTCGTCCCGGCTCTCCCCCGCATTCGAACTCCCACCACGGCTTCACGGCGCCAGCAAGGAACCCGAAGCCCTCGCCGAAACTCTCCTTGAGGCACATTCCTTCGGCCTCTTCCCTACGCTCGATCACGAGAACGCCCAGCTTCAAGGCCGGCAGCCTGTCCGGTGCCTTTGGTTCAGCCTCGGCTGCGAGCTCGACCGTGGCGAGTCCTGTCATTGCCGCGATGGGCGACGTTACTCCCTTGCCTTCCCCTCTGCTCTCGACACATTCTCCGGGACCATGGAAGCGCCATGCCAGCGAAGCCTCGGCCTTGCGGTCACCAGTCGACGATGGTCTCCCAGAAGCGATTCCAGAAGATCCCAAGACAGCAACCACCCCGACAAATGCAAAGTTCCGCGGGTATGCGGCGCTCTCATCACAGCATGCGGCGGGGATATTGGCCGAGAATGCAGTGGCCGAAAGGCCTGGATACCTTGCGAAACCCAAATCACATACCAGGAACAGGAGTATCAGCGATTACAAGCCAGATCCAATGTTGATACCTAAGCGGATGTCGACAGTTTCTGGATCGCGCGTGAAAGCTGACCATGCGAGCCTTTCCGAACCACATATGCGGCGGGAGCGTAACCTATCCGAAGCACGAGGTTTGACGCCCATCGAAAAGCCACCCACTCCACCTCCGAGCGAGTCCTCACTCAGTGCCACAGAATCATGCTCCTCGTCCAAGAGCTCGACGgcctccctcaccagcaccaggaAGCACCCTCCACCGGAATACTTTGAAGCCTTTGGTAGGCATGACTCGAAACGACGTCGGTGGAGGGCTATTGGGCAGCTGGGCCAGGGTACTTTCAGTCGGGTCATGCTTGCGACGAGCCAGACATCACCTGCctcggacgacgaggacatcTCCCCTAGCACCGTCCCCGTCACGCCAGATCTATCGGCACAGCACGAGCGGCGATCGCTCGTTGCGGTCAAGATTTGCGAGCATGGGGCTCTAGGCGGCGCCTCAGAAGAACGAATCGAGATGAGTCTCAAACGTGAACTAGAGGTTATGAAGTGCATCCGGCACCCATCTCTGGTGAACCTCAAGGCCTGGAGCATCGAATCGTCGCGGGCGATCCTTGTCCTCAGCTTTTATCCCGGCGGTGACCTCTTCGATGTTGCCAGTAAACATCGGGACCTACTCAGCCCTCCGCTTTTGAGCCGCATGTTCGCCGAGTTGATAGGCGCTGTCAGCTATCTTCACGGCAAGAAGATTGTCCATAGAGATATAAAACTCGAGA ACGTCCTGGTCAATCTCACACCAGAGGAACTATGCGTGAAAGACGTGAACTGGGCGGCGTACCCATATCCCGTCATCACGCTTAGCGACCTCGGCCTCTCCCGACAagtcgaggatgacgaggtgCTCACGACAAGATGCGGCTCAGATGATTACGCTGCACCTGAAGTAATAATGGGCCAGCCCTACGACGGCCGCGCCACCGATGCGTGGTCACTGGGCGTGCTTCTCTACGCGTTGTTGGAAGGCAGGTTACCTTTTGACCCCCACCCCGGTGCTGGCGATTATGCCATGCAATTGCGGATGCGGAGTCGCACTAGTCACCGTATCGCCCGCATAGAATGGCGGTGGATCGAGTACGGGGTCAAGGacggtgaggatggagaaggggaCCACGAAGCGGACCTTGCCAAGTTTGATGCCAAGGGCTTGACCGGCGCCATGGAGGTTGTAGAAGGACTTCTCAAACGCGCAAAGAGCCGTTGGTCTGTGGCCAAGGTGGCCGAAACCAAATGGGTGTCTGATGCCATCCAGGTCCCTGACGGCATCAAGTTtagagaggaagaggaaggtgaggaagTTTAA
- a CDS encoding hypothetical protein (COG:I; EggNog:ENOG503P2AT): protein MGIASSSVVCIQIFLPSFHLHDHTASADKENHPPTNRPNPNERKPIVSPPSIPHSSPSLTQFMSHKMSPPFPDPLILPPLNPPHSFTLVLLHGRGNSPSSLLPFCSPLQRSFPSLKIILPTAPKSRATIYARSLITQWFDGWHLDSPASVLNPGQDEWRSIDGLQRTTSYLHDLLRQEIALLGGDSRKMFLGGLSQGCAASLMALLLWEGKPLGRCVGMCGWLPFVRTVQRATKDFASRKGDTEEDGFDPFGGNGEDDEDKPQDVEAAAVQALRESLELEGNSPITRPNSFDTPVFLAHGTEDDKVLIAHGKEAASTLSELSVNTSWNEYPGLGHWFYPEMITDITAFLKSQIPQHRR, encoded by the coding sequence ATGGGTATAGCTTCAAGCTCTGTTGTTTGCATTCAAATCTTCCTGCCTTCATTTCATCTTCACGATCATACCGCCTCTGCCGACAAAGAAaatcacccaccaaccaacagacCAAACCCCAACGAACGAAAACCTATCgtctctcccccttccattCCCCATTCTTCCCCATCTCTCACCCAATTCATGTCCCACAAAAtgtctccccccttccccgaccctctcatcctcccccctctcaacccccctcacagCTTCAcactcgtcctcctccacggcagAGGCaattccccctcctccctcctccctttctgctcccccctccaacgaTCGTTTCCTTCTCTcaaaatcatcctccccaccgccccaAAGTCCCGAGCAACAATCTACGCCCgctccctcatcacccaaTGGTTCGACGGCTGGCACCTCGACTCCCCCGCCTCGGTCCTCAACCCAGGCCAGGACGAGTGGAGGTCTATTGACGGACTTCAACGGACCACATCATATCTCCATGATCTACTCAGACAGGAAATTGCGCTGCTGGGTGGTGACTCGAGGAAGATGTTCCTCGGGGGGTTGAGTCAAGGGTGTGCAGCTTCGTTGATGGCTTTGCTGCTTTGGGAAGGGAAACCACTAGGCCGCTGCGTGGGAATGTGCGGATGGTTGCCTTTTGTTAGGACAGTTCAAAGGGCGACGAAAGACTTCGCTAGCAGAAAGGGTGACACCGAAGAAGATGGGTTTGACCCATTTGGAGGTaatggtgaggatgatgaggacaagCCGCAAGATGtcgaagctgctgctgtgcaGGCTTTGCGAGAAAGTCTGGAGCTGGAAGGCAACAGTCCTATCACTCGTCCAAATTCCTTTGATACACCTGTGTTTCTGGCTCATGGAACCGAAGATGACAAAGTCCTCATCGCTCATGGCAAAGAGGCAGCATCGACTCTCTCAGAACTGAGCGTCAACACCTCCTGGAACGAATACCCAGGTCTCGGCCACTGGTTCTATCCCGAAATGATCACAGACatcaccgccttcctcaagTCACAGATACCACAGCATCGACGATAA
- a CDS encoding hypothetical protein (COG:C; COG:H; EggNog:ENOG503P4YD), protein MDDNAKVENPTTDCDVLIVGGGPVGMALALELVLHQVSFRIVDKLHAPSPTSRALIIQPRTLELFSRYGAAEELIPRGRILQGMALCLDGKPAGAIALNQFKASDTRFPLPLNISQAETERFLLESLSSHGVNIERSLTATSIVQDDKVITTKLQSHDGKVEAVRSKYVIGCDGARSVVRQAGEGMVWEGSSYPQSFLLCDVQIRNNLRRQDQGLLQISREGMFAIFPIRQDLFRIVVSGPAATFDQQGDTSSVPTLEHFQSLFDKFTPPGSGTLEDPVWISRFRLHLKGVNKYRDRRIFIAGDAAHISSPVGGKGMNTGIQDAINLGWKLAFVLQGQVQDPDAFLDTYHIERHPIGQELLSSTDRMFTFMTSTNRFFIPIRNFAVRYILPWLTPTDWWNRAFYKFLSMFGVTYRGVSPIVGTAAGFDGRIQGGDRLPDGKLWLTSRNTGIISTTVQALCVGSSHHLLLFSGEHSEEQTNALEYAKEKVLSAVSFRLDVHFIYRKAKDEPAIALNDYYIWPSELVEETLLKRFGFSEQSLPGYMFVRPDGYVAHIGPLSTLDEFLSFLRKHFVAPVEEAESVAEYHSTFEDDSSDELGLETQNDSTLGASEWTTDCASSTQLNWSTGHDSTSERHFTPLSFSSPSA, encoded by the exons ATGGACGACAACGCCAAGGTCGAGAATCCCACCACAGATTGCGatgtcctcatcgtcggtggtggtccTGTTGGCATGGCATTGGCCTTGGAGTTGGTATTGCATCAGGTGTCTTTTCGAATC GTCGACAAACTAcacgctccctctcccacgagTCGTGCTCTGATTATTCAACCTCGAACACTGGAACTATTCAGTCGCTATGGCGCTGCCGAGGAGCTCATCCCTCGTGGACGTATTCTCCAGGGCATGGCCCTTTGCCTTGACGGCAAACCAGCAGGTGCCATTGCGCTCAACCAGTTCAAGGCCAGCGACACCAGATTCCCGCTACCACTTAACATCTCTCAAGCCGAAACGGAACGTTTTCTCCTTGAGTCGCTGTCTTCTCATGGTGTCAATATTGAACGCTCCCTTACCGCCACCAGCATTGTCCAGGATGACAAAGTCATCACCACAAAATTGCAAAGTCACGATGGGAAAGTGGAAGCTGTCCGCTCCAAGTACGTCATTGGCTGTGATGGTGCGCGTTCTGTTGTTCGTCAAGCAGGTGAAGGCATGGTTTGGGAAGGGTCGAGCTACCCGCAATCCTTTCTCCTCTGCGACGTCCAAATCAGGAACAACCTCCGCCGGCAGGACCAAGGCTTATTGCAGATTTCCCGAGAGGGAATGTTTGCCATATTTCCTATTCGTCAAGACCTCTTCCGTATTGTGGTGTCAGGTCCGGCGGCCACGTTTGACCAACAGGGTGATACCAGTTCAGTGCCGACTCTCGAACATTTCCAGTCATTGTTCGACAAGTTCACCCCTCCAGGCTCAGGGACTTTGGAAGACCCAGTGTGGATCAGCAGGTTCCGGCTACACCTCAAAGGTGTCAACAAATACCGCGACAGGAGAATCTTTATTGCTGGTGATGCAGCTCATATCTCTTCCCCTGTCGGTGGAAAGGGCATGAACACCGGAATTCAGGATGCCATCAATCTGGGATGGAAACTAGCTTTTGTTTTACAGGGACAGGTTCAAGATCCAGACGCCTTCCTGGATACATACCACATCGAAAGACACCCTATTGGACAAGAGCTTTTGTCAAGTACGGATCGAATGTTCA CATTCATGACCAGCACCAACCGCTTTTTCATACCCATTCGCAACTTCGCAGTCAGGTACATTTTGCCATGGCTCACCCCCACAGATTGGTGGAATAGAGCGTTTTACAAATTTCTGTCCATGTTTGGTGTCACATATCGTGGAGTGAGCCCAATCGTTGGAACTGCCGCAGGTTTCGATGGTCGAATTCAGGGAGGGGACCGTCTGCCTGATGGAAAGCTCTGGCTGACATCGAGAAACACGGGAATTATTTCGACCACCGTACAGGCACTCTGCGTGGGCAGTTCCCACCATCTTTTGTTGTTCTCTGGAGAACATTCCGAAGAACAGACCAATGCGTTGGAGTATGCCAAAGAGAAGGTGTTGAGCGCGGTTTCTTTCAGGTTGGACGTGCACTTTATTTACCGAAAGGCTAAAGATGAACCTGCAATCGCCTTGAACGACTATTATATCTGGCCTTcagagttggtggaggagacacTCCTCAAACGATTCGGCTTCTCTGAGCAGTCTCTGCCTGGGTATATGTTCGTTCGGCCAGATGGATATGTGGCTCATATTGGCCCTCTCTCTACACTGGACGAAtttctctctttccttcGCAAGCATTTTGTTGCCcctgtggaggaggccgaaTCTGTTGCGGAGTATCATTCGACTTTTGAGGACGATTCGAGTGATGAGCTTGGCTTAGAGACTCAGAATGATTCGACCTTGGGAGCCTCGGAGTGGACTACTGATTGTGCCTCGTCTACTCAGCTTAACTGGAGCACTGGGCATGATTCGACTTCTGAGCGCCACTTCACACCCTTGTCgttttcttctccttcggcTTGA
- the ARE2_1 gene encoding Sterol O-acyltransferase 2 (Sterol-ester synthase 2) (EggNog:ENOG503NXII; COG:I): protein MSSTTSADVSEGPDRILRPRPRKPVHTQLSHISNLSEPNGALDPNTNGHATATTSGRSTPVPPDAPQSVKALSSARKQVRAEQRRRLFPTIEFASRVSHFDPNSDYRDFHGFFNLFWIGLAIMAVTTMLRNVKDTGYPMRVQIWSLFTVKLWHLAIADFLMVASTAVALPLQKLFRDAPAGSSLTWAKGGTAIMSIYQVLWLALWIAVPFLFGWTWTAQVFLILHTMVMLMKMHSYAFYNGHLSEAEKRLRDLDDPSTASRAPAYLYPTPENPMGTVATSPRSANGSAQQHQLLEKDHHHESSEESDELAQLREVLARELTSPIGNITYPSNLTWWNYLDFLCCPTLCYEIEYPRTEKIDWQNLLSKIAATFGCIFLLTIISEEFILPALTDASLRLNDTVAPPSPSEILLILSETISWLLFPFMLTFLLVFLVIFEYVLGAFAEITHFADRHFYSDWWNSTDWMEFSREWNVPVYSFLRRHVYSASRPYIGKGNATVITFLISAVGHEIVMGCITKKLRGYGFVCQMMQLPLVVLQRTRWVRGRETFNNVCFWCSMILGLSLICSLYVLV from the exons ATGTCGTCCACCACGTCGGCCGATGTCTCGGAAGGTCCCGATCGCATCTTGCGCCCGCGCCCTAGGAAACCAGTCCATACCCAGCTCTCCCACATCAGTAACCTTTCCGAGCCAAACGGCGCCCTTGATCCAAATACCAATGGTCACGCCACGGCTACCACTAG CGGCCGATCAACACCAGTACCCCCAGATGCTCCTCAGTCCGTCAAGGCGCTCTCTTCCGCCCGTAAGCAGGTTCGCGCAGAGCAACGCCGACGTCTCTTCCCCACCATCGAGTTCGCCAGTCGAGTTTCCCACTTCGATCCCAACAGCGACTACCGCGACTTCCAtggcttcttcaacctcttctggATCGGCCTGGCCATCATGGCCGTCACCACCATGTTGCGCAATGTAAAGGACACCGGATACCCAATGCGCGTTCAAATATGGAGCCTTTTTACTGTCAAGCTCTGGCATCTCGCCATCGCTGATTTTCTCATGGTCGCCAGCACAGCCGTCGCCCTCCCCTTACAAAAGCTCTTCCGCGATGCGCCCGCCGGCAGCTCCCTGACCTGGGCCAAAGGCGGAACAGCCATCATGAGCATATATCAAGTCCTGTGGCTGGCGCTCTGGATCGCCGTGCCCTTTCTGTTCGGTTGGACCTGGACAGCCCAAGTCTTCCTGATCCTCCACACCATGGTCATGCTCATGAAGATGCACTCCTACGCCTTCTACAACGGCCATCTCTCCGAAGCCGAAAAACGTCTCCGCGACCTCGACGAcccatccaccgcctcccgCGCCCCAGCCTACCTCTACCCAACCCCCGAAAACCCCATGGGCACCGTTGCCACCAGCCCGCGAAGCGCAAACGGCAGcgcccaacagcaccaactCCTCGAaaaagaccaccaccacgaatCCAGCGAGGAATCCGACGAGCTAGCCCAGCTTCGCGAAGTCTTGGCCAGGGAGCTCACCAGCCCGATAGGCAACATCACCTAcccatccaacctcacctgGTGGAACTACCTCGACTTCTTGTGCTGCCCAACCCTCTGCTACGAGATCGAATACCCCCGCACGGAGAAGATCGACTGGCAGAACCTCCTCAGCAAAATCGCTGCCACGTTTGGGTGTATCTTCTTACTGACAATCATTTCAGAGGAGttcatcctccccgccttgaCGGACGCCTCTTTACGGCTTAACGACACTGTTGCCCCCCCTTCGCCAAGCgaaatcctcctcatcctgtcCGAGACCATCTCCTGGCTACTTTTTCCCTTCATGCTCACCTTTTTACTCGTGTTTCTGGTCATTTTCGAGTATGTCCTTGGGGCGTTTGCGGAAATTACGCATTTTGCGGACAGGCATTTTTATAGTGACTGGTGGAATAGCACGGACTGGATGGAGTTCTCGAGGGAGTGGAACGTGCCTGTTTATTCGTTCCTCAGGAGACACGTCTACAGCGCGAGCAGGCCGTATATTGGCAAGGGGAACGCGACGGTGATTACGTTCTTGATCAGCGCGGTGGGCCACGAGATTGTGATGGGGTGTATCACCAAGAAGCTGAGGGGGTATGGGTTTGTGTGTCAGATGATGCAGTTGCCGCTTGTGGTGCTgcagaggacgaggtgggtgagggggagggagacgtTTAATAatgtttgtttttggtgtAGCATGATTTTGGGGTTGAGTCTG ATTTGCTCGCTCTATGTGCTGGTATGA